ACTTttcaagtttatttaaatttattttgaatgattCTACAAAGGATAGATTTAGtcacattataataatagaaaataaatttttggttTTTCATGTCTCTTACCAAGATTTTAGCTTTCGTTTCTACAGTTTTAACCACTTAATGGAACTTGACGTCgtttaaaaacacaattaaccAAATGAGGAATTTGTGGTTAGAGTAAAAATTAATAGATAACGAGAATTAATCTGGAATAGTCCTAGTTATAGAGGTCATAGATTGACGTTATTTCAGATACAGAGGTCCGTTCCTATGACATTCTGAAAAAACCATTGAACTAAAGTATTCTTAGTGTTAAGGCATACCTAAACCGCATAGAAACTGGCGGCGGCCTGTGACCTTCAGCCTGGCCGCGCCTAGCGACCCGTGCGCTCATCCCCGGCTGCAATGCACCTACGTCACATACATGTTATCGCGTCATGTCACCAGCAGCCAATGAGAGGCATCCATCGCGTATATGTCGTGATCGGCAGCCAATGGTGTAGAGGCTCGTCATCCCTGCGCGCACCAATGAAGACAGAGAATGACACTCACATTTCGATCTCTCACCGAACTACCACGTAGCTTATACGTACCTTTTTGTTTTGCTCATTTTTATGTAACGTTAATTAATCAAAAACCATGTAGAAAATCccgaattatataattaattcgaaGAACCCGCTGCCTTCGTCATTTCTACAACCTGCCATCCACATCAGCGCAAATCCTGGCCATCAGCCCCAACGTATGTCTATACGCGCAGACATAAattttggtccttcgaaccggatatcAACCAGCCTTGGATACACGGATTGGATGTGAGAACGCATCGGCAGAGTGCTGTAACGACCTGAGTCATCGGCAGCGGTGAAGATCTTCGGTGAGACGAGCCAGCTTACCTTTCCTACCTTTCCCTTTTACGCTTGCGTCATACCGTGCTTTTCTCAATTCCAGTGCTTGTGCTTTCGTTGTGACCCTATCGCACGTCGTCGAGTCGACCTTCGCAAAAGTCTGCAAGCAGCCCGCATCAGCTTTACCGCTAGCTGCCTTGCTGTGCTCGACCGTGGTGGTGATTGCAACTGTGAGTACTTGGCGCCTGCCTTTATTCGATTCGCAAAATGACTGGCAAAGATGATCTTGTGTTTCACGCCGCGTTAGGTCCTAATCAAGAAACGGACTTGGAAAAGATAAAACATTTAAGCCGTAGGCGAGGTTCCGTAAAATGTAGgctaactaatttcaaaaagTTTGTCAAAACGTTTGAGGGTTTAATTTTGTCCGATACCCAGCGCACAGAGCTTAATTTACGCATGCAGGGAGCTCGGGGTATTTTCGATGATTTTACTGAAATTAATAATCAGCTAGAAATTTTAATTCCCGATAGCGAAATGGACTCACTTTTTCAAGCCAGAGAGGCATTCGAAAGCGAATATTACGCGATTTTGGCTGAAACTCAATGTATGGTGAAATGCTCGGAGAAAGCTAACGAACCTAAAGTGCAAGCTTCGAATAATTTAGCCCAAACAGTTCGGCTCCCCGTCATTTCTTTGCCAACTTTCGACGGATCTTATGAACACTGGTTACAATTCCGTGACACATTTGCGTCCTTAGTGCATAACTCGCAAGAAATAACCAGCATTCAAAAGTTCCATTATTTAAAGTCATCGCTAAAGGGTAATGCGCTTCTTGTTATCGATTCACTTGAGTTTTCGGCAGATAATTACACGATTGCTTGGGAATTGCTATTGAACCGGTATGACAATAGTAGATTGCTAGTACACAATCACGTAAAGGccttattttctatacaatCGCTTAACAAAGAATCGCCGGCACTGTTAAGAAAGTTATTAGATACAGTTTTAAAGAATTTACGCGCTTTAAAACTGCTCGGTGAGCCCACAGAAAGTTGGGAtacactaattatttatttagttgtttCTAAATTAGATTCCACCACCGAACGTGAGTGGGAGCAATATAAAAGCACTTTATTACCAGTGTCGAACGAAAACAAAGCCGCGCTTAAGGTAGATGATTTGCTTAAATTCATTCGCGACCGCGCCGATATGTTAGAAACCTTATCGGTTACGCACAGCCGGTCTAACACTAATAGCACTTATCCGCAGCATGATGCTAAAAAATCATACACTCATAACGCGCACACGGCTCCAAAGGTTCACTGCAATATTGTTACCGAAATGTCCGTCGACAAATCTCACTCCAAACAAACACcaaacaaaaaattatgttttatgtgCAACGGTAAACATCCTTTGTACTCGTGTCAAGCATTTATTGACTTAACTTTGCAAGATAAATTAAAGTTAGTTCGCGATAAAAGTTTGTGTGAGGATTGTTTACGAACAGGACATGCATCCAGTGAATGTCGATATGGCCCGTGTAgaaagtgtaacaaaaaacacaaTTCCATAATTCACGAGGACGAGAAGGAAGGTGCCAGTGACAAGCGCTCCGTAGCATTGCTGGCAACAGACAACGCATCAAGGTCgccctcctcctcctcctcgaTCACTGATAATAATATCGCACACGCACAACACGTATTGCAGGTATCGAACGCACACATAGACGAAGACGTATACGCGCGATTGTCTTCGAGGCGACCTGTAATGTTAGCAACTGCCCTAGTCGAAATTCCAGATAATTACGGTAATTATCATAAAACGCGAGTGATTCTCGACAATGGGAGCGAAGGTTGTCTAATTACCGAAGCGTTGTGTGACAAATTAAATCCGCAATCGTTACAGTCCACTGAAGAATTAAACGGTATCATGAATTTAGCTACACATAGTTCGCGAGTATGTGAAATCGAAATAAATTCACTTGTTACCAATTTCAAGGCGCGATTACAATGTAGGGTTTTACCGCAATTAACCTCATCATTGCCTACGTTTCCGAGCAAACGTAATCAATTCCGCATTCCAGATAACGTACGTCTGGCAGATCCTAACTTTTATGAAAGTCAACCCGTTGAGTTACTTATAGGAGCTGACCTATTTTGGGAGCTCCTCGAAGGTCAAGTTGAGATAACGCGCTTAACAAACGGGGCATTTTTAGTAAACACTAAGTTAGGATGGATTGTTTCCGGACCTGTTTCCTCTAATACGCGCAACACGAAGCCTATCAATTGTAATTTTACGCAATCTCTTGACATGCCATCATTAGATAATCAATTACGTAGGTTTTGGGAAATAGAGGAGGTGCAGGCAAACAACAAATCGCACGATTCGCACAGCGAAGAGGAAATTGCATGCGAAGACCATTTTGTCAAAACGACCACCCGTCTCGAGGATGGTAGGTTTTGCGTGCAACTTCCTCTCAAAGAACCTCCCGAATCTCTCGGTGACTCATTCGCGCAAGCAAAAAGACGCTTTATGTCGTTAGAAAAACGTCTCAGTCGCGATCCTACATATAAAGGCATGTACAGCGACTTTATAAAAGAGTATCTCGCGTTAGGTCATATGAAACGAGTATATACCTACGGAACCCCTAACTACTTTCTGGCCCACCATGGAATTTATCGTGAACATGCACAAAAAACACGTCTTAGAGTCGTTTACGACGCTAGCGCCCCCACGACCAGTGGCAAGTCGCTGAACGACATACAACGCGTAGGTGCACCTATTCAAGGCGATTTGATTGCCATATTGCTGAGATTCCGCGAAAATAGGTTTGTTGCATGCGCCGACATAGAAAAACATTATAGACAAGTTTTAATTGACGAATCTCAACGCGACTTACAACTTATTTTATGGCGCGATAATCCATGCGACGACCTTGACATATATCAGCTGAGTACCGTTACATACGGCACGGCGGCCGCTGCCTTCCTCAGTTGCAGGTGTCTCAAACAGTTGGCGCTAGAATGTAATGACCCCGAAGTAGCTAGAACGATTAGAGACGATTTTTACGTAGACGATTTGATCTCTGGATCGTCTACAATTCCCGAATTGCTACGAATTTGTGACGAAACCGCGAAAGTTTTAAGTTCTGGTTGCTTCCCATTACGAAAATGGGTTTTTAACTTCGATTGTACCGATCAACGTTATAATGATGATACATCAAAGGAATTATCATTAGGCGAACACGCGCATAGTAAGACTTTAGGTCTCGGTTGGTACAACAAAAGTGACGAATTGTTCTATCATACGCGACACGAGTCAAATCCTAAACCTGTCACAAAACGCATAATATTATCCACGGCATCACAGGTTTTTGATCCGCTCGGATTATTAAGTCCGATGATAATTATCGCTAAATGTTTATTACAACGGTTGTTTTTATTAAAGGTGGATTGGGACGCAGCGGTTCCCGATGACGTCACGCAAGCCTGGCACCGCTTTGTAAACAATCTAGCTATTTTACCTAGCATTCGCATACCACGCCATGTTATGTGCAATGACCATATATGTATAGAATTGCATATATTTTCAGACGCAAGCCAATTAGCTTATGGCACTTGCGCCTATGTACGAACGATTGATGATAAATCAGCTGTTACCGTCCGGTTGCTATGCTCAAAAAGTAAAGTGGCCCCAATTTCGCCTCCGTTGAGTACGCCTCGATTGGAAATGTCCGCGTGTTTATTGGGcgctaaattatataataaaataaaagaatcgTTCCGCGCAAAATTCAACCGAGTAATATTTTATACCGATTCAACAATTGCTTTAAGTTGGCTCCGAATGCAGCCTAATTTACTAAAACCTTTCGTTCAAAATAGGGTTGCAGAAATCCACGAAATAACGAAAGAACATTCGTGGCATCACGTTAGCGGCAAGTGCAACCCGGCCGATTTGGTTTCTAGGGGAGTACAGTTGGACGCACTTCGCACCTCCAGTCTCTGGTGGACCGGTCCCGACTTCCTTCATGACATTAATTATAATGCTCAGAGTGTCGATCCGTCATTGTTGCTAGACGAGTCCCAGATACCCGAACGTAAAACTAATCCTATGACTAGTCTGGTATGCAAcgacaataacaataataacctATTTACATTCGACAGGTTTTCTCAGTTCAACCGTATGCAACGCGCGGCCGCATATGTGCTTCGCTTCATTCATAACGCGCGCAATAAAGATGCACGTCGAACCGGTGCGCTCACTGTAGATGAACTGAGGGAATCTGAAATATTACTCTCGCGCTTATCGCAATTGGAGTCATTATCGGATGTTCACAATGTATTGACAAAGAACAAATGTATCGCAAAGGGTTTCTTAGCCAAATTAAATTTGTTCATTGACAATAACAAGGTAATTAGAGTCGGAGGACGGCTTACAAATTCTTCTAGGTTTGATTACGATAAGAAACACCCGATATTACTTTCTAGTAAGCACCATTTTACTGTTTTATTGTTCCGATATGAACACAAAAGATTATTGCACGCAGGACCGCAGCATATATTGTTCTCGCTTCGCGAGGCCTGGTGGCCTGTAAGCGGTAGGAATTTAGCTAGGAAAGTGGTACACAGCTGTGTTGTTTGCGTTCGTTTTAAGGGTAAAACGCTAACTCCTATTATGGGTAATTTACCTTCAGAGCGATTAGAACCCGGGTTCGCGTTTGTCAATTGCGCTGTGGACTACGGGGGTCCATTCTACATTTTAAACCGCAAAGGTCGGGGAGCCACAACTGTTAAGgcgtatttatgtatatttatatgcttTGCTACACGCGCAGTTCATTTAGAGTTGGTTACCGATCTCTCTTCAGATGCTTACCTactggcgttgaaaaggttcaTTTCGCGTCGTGGTAAACcttcaaaaatatattcagaTAACGGACGGAACTTTGTAGGTCTTATGAATGATTTTGCAAAGTTTTTAAAATCATGTTCAGGCGAAATAAAAGAATACGCGAATTCtcataaaattgaatttattatgACACCACCTTATGCTAGTCATTTTGCCGGTCTGGTTGAGGCTGGTGTTAAGAGTTGCAAGCATCACTTGCGACGCGTGATAGGTGATGTTAAGCTAACTTACGAACAGTTTAGCACGATTTTGACTCAATGCGAAGCTATCCTGAATTCCAGGCCTTTGAGTCCTTTGTCCTCAGACCCGCAAGACTACACCCCTTTAACCCCTGCTCACTTCCTCGTTGGACGTCCGCTGACAGCTCCTGCGTGCGCTGACCTCAACGACGCTCCCGTACACCGTCTGACACGATACCAGCGAGTGGAGCAAATGCGACAACATTTCTGGGCCAGGTGGTCGAAGGAGTTCATATCCGAGCTGCAGGTCAGAACAAAGTGGACGAGGAATATGGACGACCTCAAGGTGGACACTCTCGTCTTGATCAAGGAGGACCATGCTCCGCCCCTCAAATGGAGCTTAGGGCGAATCACCAAGACTTTCCCGGGTAAAGACGGCGTCTCCCGAGTGGCCGATATCCGCACATCCCGCGGCACTGTACGTCGAGCCTTTTCGAAGATCTGCCCGCTACCTACGCATGATGACTAACTTCACCGTCTCATTGGAAGTTGACTCTTCCAAGGCCGGGAGCTTATGTTAAGGCATACCTAAACCGCATAGAAACTGGCGGCGGCCTGTGACCTTCAGCCTGGCCGCGCCTAGCGACCCGTGCGCTCATCCCCGGCTGCAATGCACCTACGTCACATACATGTTATCGCGTCATGTCACCAGCAGCCAATGAGAGGCATCCATCGCGTATATGTCGTGATCGGCAGCCAATGGTGTAGAGGCTCGTCATCCCTGCGCGCACCAATGAAGACAGAGAATGACACTCACATTTCGATCTCTCACCGAACTACCACGTAGCTTATACGTACCTTTTTGTTTTGCTCATTTTTATGTAACGTTAATTAATCAAAAACCATGTAGAAAATCccgaattatataattaattcgaaGAACCCGCTGCCTTCGTCATTTCTACAACCTGCCATCCACATCAGCGCAAATCCTGGCCATCAGCCCCAACGTATGTCTATACGCGCAGACACTTAGTAACAGAGGTAAATAGGTACACTCTTTGTCTCAATTATAGAGGTAAATGTGactataaaattcaaaatactaATCTCAGTTATAGAGGTTTGTTACGTCCCACTAACAGAGGTAATTCAGTGCTAAAGTGTTGGGACCGCACCATGAGTCCCAGCTATGGAGGTTTCTCACTTACCCAGGTACCACTTAACCAAGTTTCactgtacttataaatatttatatattatatatatcgttgtctaagtaccctcaacacaagccttattgagcttactgtgggacttagtcaatttgtggaataaaatcctataatatttattattatttataatagtaaattacattttaccAGTTtatgggacactttttttctcgtatttgtaaactaaagaaaaggacagtgtacaaattaaaatataactataaaataaaataaaaaatacaatgtcaTGCCAAAAATGTCCTAcaatcattttggaaaagagctgatactcttcaaacttctggatcgatttttatcaaacatagctgATAACCACCGCAAgtaaactcgctttcacgttaaaaaacATTGATAGAAATAGACATTGGCGTCGAACaaataacacccctcttttgcGTCGGTAAAAATGGCCCAAACTGAGGCCGTACACTATTTGTGATATGTTTAGGGTTTCCTCGGAATGTTCGAGACGAAGGGTTGAATTAATGAATCTTTGGAAGATTCGCGTTAATCCGTGTTGAAATCCAAGGGTTCGGCTTGACAAGAAACGGACAGAAGGGTTACCAATTCTGTGTTAATGAGTTACTTCCTATTTTAGTTGCAACCATGGAGTAATAAGATTTTTGGAGCGgacatgtatttatgtataaataattatataatagtattttgtgcaTCAGGTATATAATGAGGGTTCTTAATGGACTGAAGTGGAAATTCAcgaatcaaattaaaaataaaataacctcCTGGCAACGAGGTATGGAGAGAAACATGTTAAAAATCggaaagattaaaaaaatacggcACTCTAACATATGAAAAGTTTCTGGAGTAATAGACGCcctaggctattaaaaaaaaatggcggtgGGCAGGTCACGTAGCCCGCATGAGTGACGGTCGCTGAACAAAGCTATGGTAAAGAAAACAAGGAAAACCAAGAGCCAGATGGGAAGACGATATCACACATACGGCTGGCAAACAATGGATGACACGAGCCAAAGATAGAGACCATTGGTCAtctctggaggaggcctttaccctcAGTTAAGAGGGGTTCTCGCttgacatcactatttatactttattattatatttctattgaCATTTCAATTATTATCTGTATTTTATTGactttattattgtattatttccttgtaaattttaattgatattttttatctttgaaATGATATGACAtgaaaatattcaatttaataaaattaaatgtattaaaaataatgagtaATTAATACCTACTAAGGAATTTATCGAATGATTGCATGATAGAATAGGGACATATTTATAGAAATGTATTATGACTTTACACGAAGCATGTCTTTTTGTGataataaatttgtaatttgaTTCTGTATTTGCGAGAAATAaaagtcttttttttattttataatgggCTGAAGTTACAAAACGAGACGTAATCGTCCGATTACCaatcatagaaaacgaagtgttaGACGCCTCGGCATGgacctgcccgcgtagccaacgtgccaatcgttcaaactctgtagcgtagcgtagATCGTACTAGCGCGAGTGAGACGACGTTGTCGCTAGTctataatacataattttaacCATCAATCAGTCAGAATTACATGTTTATCCAATTTACGCGAAAACAACGAGAATTAAGatgaccaagagtgctcactccatacaacagttttgttaccaaaaatactattattttcataccggaactctattttcaactcctatgcttactctggttataatattagctgaaaatcgttgagcattagactttttgtttgctgcgacatctattgtcgagaaGCAGTACTGAGGGTTCtcctacttgacgctagatgtagaccacgaaaataatagtatttttgataacaaaaccgttgtatggagtgtgcactcttggtcttctctTTGGCGAAAAGGATCTTA
The DNA window shown above is from Cydia pomonella isolate Wapato2018A chromosome 28, ilCydPomo1, whole genome shotgun sequence and carries:
- the LOC133532919 gene encoding uncharacterized protein LOC133532919, which encodes MTGKDDLVFHAALGPNQETDLEKIKHLSRRRGSVKCRLTNFKKFVKTFEGLILSDTQRTELNLRMQGARGIFDDFTEINNQLEILIPDSEMDSLFQAREAFESEYYAILAETQCMVKCSEKANEPKVQASNNLAQTVRLPVISLPTFDGSYEHWLQFRDTFASLVHNSQEITSIQKFHYLKSSLKGNALLVIDSLEFSADNYTIAWELLLNRYDNSRLLVHNHVKALFSIQSLNKESPALLRKLLDTVLKNLRALKLLGEPTESWDTLIIYLVVSKLDSTTEREWEQYKSTLLPVSNENKAALKVDDLLKFIRDRADMLETLSVTHSRSNTNSTYPQHDAKKSYTHNAHTAPKVHCNIVTEMSVDKSHSKQTPNKKLCFMCNGKHPLYSCQAFIDLTLQDKLKLVRDKSLCEDCLRTGHASSECRYGPCRKCNKKHNSIIHEDEKEGASDKRSVALLATDNASRSPSSSSSITDNNIAHAQHVLQVSNAHIDEDVYARLSSRRPVMLATALVEIPDNYGNYHKTRVILDNGSEGCLITEALCDKLNPQSLQSTEELNGIMNLATHSSRVCEIEINSLVTNFKARLQCRVLPQLTSSLPTFPSKRNQFRIPDNVRLADPNFYESQPVELLIGADLFWELLEGQVEITRLTNGAFLVNTKLGWIVSGPVSSNTRNTKPINCNFTQSLDMPSLDNQLRRFWEIEEVQANNKSHDSHSEEEIACEDHFVKTTTRLEDGRFCVQLPLKEPPESLGDSFAQAKRRFMSLEKRLSRDPTYKGMYSDFIKEYLALGHMKRVYTYGTPNYFLAHHGIYREHAQKTRLRVVYDASAPTTSGKSLNDIQRVGAPIQGDLIAILLRFRENRFVACADIEKHYRQVLIDESQRDLQLILWRDNPCDDLDIYQLSTVTYGTAAAAFLSCRCLKQLALECNDPEVARTIRDDFYVDDLISGSSTIPELLRKSDELFYHTRHESNPKPVTKRIILSTASQVFDPLGLLSPMIIIAKCLLQRLFLLKVDWDAAVPDDVTQAWHRFVNNLAILPSIRIPRHVMCNDHICIELHIFSDASQLAYGTCAYVRTIDDKSAVTVRLLCSKSKVAPISPPLSTPRLEMSACLLGAKLYNKIKESFRAKFNRVIFYTDSTIALSWLRMQPNLLKPFVQNRVAEIHEITKEHSWHHVSGKCNPADLVSRGVQLDALRTSSLWWTGPDFLHDINYNAQSVDPSLLLDESQIPERKTNPMTSLVCNDNNNNNLFTFDRFSQFNRMQRAAAYVLRFIHNARNKDARRTGALTVDELRESEILLSRLSQLESLSDVHNVLTKNKCIAKGFLAKLNLFIDNNKVIRVGGRLTNSSRFDYDKKHPILLSSKHHFTVLLFRYEHKRLLHAGPQHILFSLREAWWPVSGRNLARKVVHSCVVCVRFKGKTLTPIMGNLPSERLEPGFAFVNCAVDYGGPFYILNRKGRGATTVKAYLCIFICFATRAVHLELVTDLSSDAYLLALKRFISRRGKPSKIYSDNGRNFVGLMNDFAKFLKSCSGEIKEYANSHKIEFIMTPPYASHFAGLVEAGVKSCKHHLRRVIGDVKLTYEQFSTILTQCEAILNSRPLSPLSSDPQDYTPLTPAHFLVGRPLTAPACADLNDAPVHRLTRYQRVEQMRQHFWARWSKEFISELQVRTKWTRNMDDLKVDTLVLIKEDHAPPLKWSLGRITKTFPGKDGVSRVADIRTSRGTVRRAFSKICPLPTHDD